One genomic segment of Garra rufa chromosome 13, GarRuf1.0, whole genome shotgun sequence includes these proteins:
- the lrrc66 gene encoding uncharacterized protein lrrc66: MGDASWQVVCASPANHAGKDLIHLKDSELTCSTHEFSTSGHYHSMIVDEGMQISIPCSNDSQDIKQVHWWTPHGQVKENQPKLLIKDITEQHAGLYVCVSGLQGEHISVFDLQVYKKGSGSRPRREAATILDEQENKKTQRNDPVVRQTVSQSNFALAVSLSVIITFIVAFIIGVLLRPLLEKLWRRIRSKRQATPPTTTTTTTFSTVPQPYVNEGYSDVEDQEQEVRVGSRVTFGGITEVEAQVPYYVTVENDQADGSSESNTEVEAVYETIDKNKSSVTSGKQQTLERETHRGRADSISSSSLQEGEVNGLVINGMAMEFEPIPDANGIIQLKRRGSSSTSSQSSQEGNLSREAEQSVDPPAVNISGNKNTMERIPGFSTDPFSERPTRLTELSVDELDPELWNDSGESFSFNEGSERSSIRDLSNSALGHPLKDDDKWRQSSVESPSDKINFDSEVGVFDKPFGKELLVDDVKQLKRSDTVSSSSSSESGESVGGPNKYVVNPEEMDESDTENYEKMPSAGILIRQEDVTHGDSIDDSMHIYDSPRKNEDVNISDKLGIFVDVGLDRVPKVKRYVEFKQFKPHSGPTTVPSFSLSSTKKNTSSDMITLPSSPSLTTKVAIQETRRYSSSSDDSELTTEDNFFRNIGVSSDGVSKVKRFITFKQFEPSSPSRPSITKKDKMLEAKSHSSSSDDDDGDQLTTKGDNFITFKQSEASSLSPPSITKKDEMLEAKSYSSSSDDDDSDQLTTKGDNFITFKQSETTFPSPPFITKKEEMLKAESYSSSSDDDDQLTNKGDNLDVSSDGISKVKRYISFTQIESSSPTLTTEETIKSVQPSTTPEDTSQNVKKYMYLKQHQQHSSSLPSSPTSNRKGLSGKKTKRKKQQDQDSMPLYHVHPVYRSSINRLNRGYDTDRSYSSEEEDEFSEYPIEFTMAPGINTGSITPNKKADKVLNIDFDNSSSSTDVFDKKHSKGLLRLRALSARLFNRHENETDEMNLQSQVQTKSPTGSGVSSNRKPKVTKVTRNEDSLFENGLSLDHLPSVKRYLQFSHSDSYPQVKLPSPPSGTGVVTPKFIGTTGSRRSSSSSEEDAQIRSPKPTTGVVAPGFIGTAGSRRSSSSSEEDAQIRSPKPTTGVVAPGFIGTAGSRRYSSSSEDDIQLQSPQPSTVVVTPKFIATTESRRSSSSSEDDFKETTEYTDFAGQVGASYDRLPKVKRYIQFSSTEPRLTTLPLNKELVAKPESRRSNTSSEDDIKLTTNKDNFFGKIGVSINTVPNVKRYIQFNQPKPYSPTLTSSPISTKRPTVSQPEATIDRSSGHLMQTEISPVSIQKVKRYIGFKLSEPHSPTLPSPPSLIIKDAIQETRRYSSSSSSSDDELTTKEDDFFMKIGVSSDGVSKVKRFITFKQLEPSSPTVPVSSPSTKIEAETSKLTSTSKDVRSQNENEEIGISLDRVPRVKRYIQFKQPVSHLPVVSPTTSDKLQVIPEVKTKSESRRSSSSSDDEPNQIKPTAQVDNVFGQTGTSLDRVPLVRRYIQFTHPEIQSPPQTTIGLTSERVNVTTVAKETKRWSTSSEEDVTPITKKENITEGTSEYLTKIPKIKRYIKFTQPEPYTSNLSAFRPSSTEKPKKVTETKLKQPTTRDSTSSEDDVQEGVGQIGVSLNKVPKVKRYIQFKHPESQSPALSTSTVSAQKLGALGVVEDKRRSSSSSEDDITVTAKKDNVFGDTGASLDKIPKVKRYIQFTKPTSEPLVQTTTALPAERLGIAGVVQGTRKSSSTSSSDDDDEVKPSTQTDDNVFTQKGESFDKIPKVKRYIKFTQSEPLPLPSTVTSVKVTETGSSTLVENYAQPSLKVNVKEENVVGQTEAHLDRIPRVKRYIQFTHPESQSPALSTSAVSAQKLGVLGVVQDTRRSSSSSEEDVTLTAKEDSLGGHIGAPLNKIPKVKRYIHFTHSESQSPAQTTTALTAERVNVSVVAKETRKSSSSSDDDDKPSANKTGESLDKYPKVKRYIEFRQYEPYASKFQSSSVVKPIKETTTELRGSIGNKTESMTQIASSESPDRVARVKRYIQFTPIESQYPSRASTAALDERVQETKISNTSAEYVKPTSTNVNIIGKTGRNFFQETGVSLDKIPKVKRYVAFTKSEPSSSTLTTQWSTLTSEVSPPASMKKGSALIIKTQSESWKSEFSSLEQTGQKSKLRKSSSSSSDESEGHEVEPPALPLTSPPPLEPENAREYLRENSEVRQRQERRRLLQQRRREMEEFDIASLSSLQQEGNKQDRSPAGFGGVTPFQTEHTYSNVSTSNTSTSRSTEGAEAPVLRGLKTKSTSTASSNSTSHKYREYLI; this comes from the exons ATGGGTGATGCTTCCTGGCAAGTGGTATGTGCCTCTCCAGCAAATCATGCTGGAAAAGACCTGATTCACCTGAAAGATTCGGAGCTTACTTGTTCAACACATGAATTCAGCACATCTGGTCACTATCATAGTATGATTGTGGATGAGGGGATGCAAATATCAATTCCTTGCAGCAATGACAGTCAAG ATATCAAGCAGGTTCACTGGTGGACTCCACATGGCCAAGTCAAAGAAAACCAACCAAAACTTCTAATTAAAGACATCACAGAGCAGCATGCGGGACTTTATGTATGTGTTTCAGGTCTTCAAGGGGAGCACATATCAGTATTTGATCTACAGGTCTATAAAAAAGGCAGTGGCTCAAGACCACGTAGGGAGGCAGCAACCATTTTGGATGAgcaagaaaataagaaaacacaAAGGAACGATCCTGTTGTACGGCAAACAGTTTCCCAGTCAAATTTTGCCCTTGCCGTCTCCCTCTCTGTCATCATTACATTTATTGTTGCCTTTATCATTGGTGTTCTTTTGAGACCACTCTTGGAAAAGTTATGGAGGAGAATACGATCCAAGAGACAGGCTACaccaccaacaacaacaacaacaacaaccttcTCCACTGTGCCCCAGCCGTATGTGAATGAGGGGTACAGTGATGTAGAAGACCAAGAACAAGAAGTGAGAGTGGGTTCAAGAGTTACATTTGGTGGAATCACAGAAGTGGAAGCTCAAGTGCCTTACTATGTTACAGTAGAGAATGATCAAGCCGATGGCTCCTCTGAGAGCAATACAGAAGTTGAGGCTGTATATGAGACCATTGACAAAAACAAATCCTCAGTAACCAGTGGGAAACAGCAAACCCTTGAGAGGGAGACTCACAGAGGAAGAGCAGATAGCATCAGTAGCAGCTCACTACAGGAAGGGGAAGTGAATGGTTTAGTCATAAATGGTATGGCCATGGAATTTGAGCCAATTCCCGATGCAAATGGCATCATCCAGTTAAAGAGAAGGGGCAGTTCCTCAACATCATCTCAGTCAAGTCAGGAAGGTAACCTCTCAAGAGAAGCTGAACAAAGTGTTGACCCTCCTGCTGTCAATATATCAGGAAACAAAAACACAATGGAAAGAATTCCAGGATTTAGTACAGATCCATTTTCAGAAAGGCCAACCAGACTGACAGAACTGAGTGTTGATGAATTGGACCCAGAGTTGTGGAATGACAGCGGAGAAAGCTTTTCTTTCAATGAAGGTTCTGAAAGGTCAAGTATCCGGGATCTCTCCAACTCTGCTTTAGGACACCCACTAAAGGATGATGACAAATGGAGGCAAAGCAGTGTAGAATCACCTTCAGACAAAATAAACTTTGATTCAGAGGTTGGTGTTTTTGACAAACCTTTTGGTAAAGAACTTCTTGTTGATGATGTAAAGCAATTGAAGCGCTCCGACACAGTAAGCTCCTCTAGTTCAAGTGAAAGTGGTGAAAGTGTAGGTGGACCAAACAAATATGTAGTAAACCCAGAGGAAATGGATGAATCAGACACAGAGAACTATGAAAAAATGCCTAGTGCTGGCATTCTTATAAGACAAGAGGATGTCACTCATGGAGACAGTATTGATGACAGTATGCATATTTATGACTCCCCGAGAAAGAATGAGGATGTGAACATATCAGACAAACTTGGGATATTTGTAGATGTGGGTCTTGATAGAGTGCCAAAGGTTAAAAGATATGTTGAATTTAAACAGTTCAAACCTCATTCCGGACCTACAACTGTGCCATCATTTTCTCTTTCCTCAACAAAGAAGAACACCTCATCAGATATGATAACTCTGCCATCATCACCTTCCTTAACTACGAAAGTTGCTATACAGGAAACAAGGAGATATAGTTCATCCTCAGATGATAGTGAACTGACAACTGAGGACAATTTCTTCAGGAACATTGGTGTATCTTCTGATGGagtatcaaaagtaaaaagatTCATCACATTTAAACAGTTTGAACCTTCTTCTCCATCAAGACCTTCCATCACCAAAAAAGATAAGATGCTGGAAGCAAAAAGTCACAGCTCATCTtcagatgatgatgatggtgatcaACTGACAACCAAAGGTGACAATTTTATCACATTTAAGCAGTCTGAAGCTTCTTCTCTATCGCCACCTTCCATCACCAAAAAAGATGAGATGCTGGAAGCCAAAAGTTACAGTTCATCTTCAGATGATGATGATAGTGATCAACTGACAACTAAAGGTGACAATTTCATTACATTTAAACAGTCCGAAACTACTTTTCCATCACCACCTTTCATCACCAAAAAAGAGGAGATGCTGAAAGCCGAAAGTTACAGCTCATCTTCAGATGATGATGATCAACTGACAAACAAAGGTGACAATTTAGACGTATCTTCTGATGGaatttcaaaagtaaaaagatACATTTCATTTACACAGATTGAATCTTCTTCCCCAACTCTGACAACAGAGGAAACAATCAAATCTGTGCAGCCAAGCACCACACCTGAAGATACAAGTCAAAATGTCAAGAAATACATGTATTTAAAGCAGCATCAACAGCATTCCTCATCTCTACCATCATCACCTACCTCTAACAGGAAAGGTTTGTCTGGAAAAAAGACTAAACGCAAAAAACAACAGGATCAAGATAGCATGCCACTATACCATGTCCATCCTGTCTACAGGTCAAGTATAAACAGACTAAATAGAGGCTATGATACTGATAGATCATATTCGAGTGAAGAAGAAGATGAATTTTCAGAGTACCCAATAGAATTTACAATGGCACCTGGGATAAACACAGGATCCATCACACCAAATAAAAAAGCAGACAAAGTCCTCAACATTGACTTTGATAACTCCTCCAGCAGCACAGACGTATTTGACAAGAAACATTCTAAAGGTCTGTTGAGATTAAGAGCATTAAGTGCACGACTGTTCAACAGACACGAAAATGAAACAGATGAGATGAATCTTCAGTCACAAGTTCAAACAAAGTCACCAACTGGATCAGGTGTTTCTAGTAATAGGAAGCCAAAGGTAACTAAGGTGACCAGAAATGAAGACAGTCTCTTTGAAAATGGTTTATCGCTTGATCATTTACCAAGCGTGAAGAGATACCTTCAGTTTTCACACTCTGATTCCTATCCTCAAGTCAAATTACCATCTCCTCCTTCAGGCACTGGGGTAGTCACGCCTAAATTTATAGGGACAACTGGGTCCAGGAGATCTAGTTCCTCATCTGAGGAAGATGCCCAAATACGATCTCCTAAACCAACCACTGGGGTAGTCGCACCTGGATTTATAGGAACAGCTGGGTCCAGGAGATCTAGTTCCTCATCTGAGGAAGATGCCCAAATACGATCTCCTAAACCAACCACTGGGGTAGTCGCACCTGGATTTATAGGAACAGCTGGGTCCAGGAGATACAGTTCCTCATCTGAGGATGATATCCAATTACAATCTCCTCAACCATCCACTGTGGTGGTCACACCTAAATTTATTGCGACAACTGAGTCCAGGAGATCTAGTTCCTCATCCGAGGATGATTTTAAAGAAACCACTGAATATACAGATTTTGCTGGACAAGTGGGTGCATCTTATGATAGACTTCCAAAAGTAAAAAGATATATTCAATTCTCAAGCACTGAACCTCGTTTGACAACACTGCCCTTGAACAAAGAACTAGTGGCAAAACCTGAATCAAGGAGATCAAATACGTCATCTGAAGATGATATCAAACTTACAACCAATAAAGACAATTTCTTCGGGAAGATAGGTGTATCTATCAATACAGTGCCGAACGTTAAAAGATACATTCAATTCAATCAGCCAAAACCTTATTCTCCAACTCTAACATCGTCACCGATTTCAACCAAGAGGCCAACGGTATCTCAACCTGAAGCTACGATTGACAGATCCTCTGGACACTTAATGCAAACTGAGATATCTCCTGTAAGtattcaaaaagtgaaaagatACATTGGCTTCAAGCTGTCTGAACCTCATTCCCCAACTCTGCCATCACCACCTTCCTTAATTATAAAAGATGCTATACAAGAAACAAGAAGATATagctcatcatcatcatcatcagatgATGAACTCACAACCAAGGAAGACGATTTCTTCATGAAAATAGGCGTATCTTCTGATGGGgtatcaaaagtaaaaagatTCATCACATTTAAACAGCTTGAACCTTCTTCCCCAACAGTACCAGTATCCAGTCCTTCAACTAAAATTGAGGCAGAAACGTCTAAGCTCACCAGCACCTCTAAAGATGTTAGATCTCAGAATGAGAATGAAGAAATTGGTATCTCTCTTGATAGAGTACCACGAGTAAAGAGATACATTCAATTTAAACAGCCTGTATCTCATCTTCCAGTTGTGTCACCCACCACTTCAGATAAACTACAAGTCATACCCGAGGTGAAAACCAAATCTGAATCAAGGAGATCAAGCTCCTCTTCTGATgatgaaccaaatcaaatcaAACCAACTGCTCAAGTAGACAATGTCTTTGGACAAACAGGAACATCTCTTGATAGAGTGCCACTAGTTAGGAGATACATTCAATTCACACATCCTGAAATTCAATCTCCCCCTCAGACAACAATTGGTCTCACATCTGAAAGAGTCAATGTAACTACAGTAGCTAAAGAAACAAAGAGATGGAGTACTTCATCTGAGGAAGATGTTACACCGATTACTAAAAAAGAGAATATCACTGAAGGAACAAGTGAATATCTTACCAAAATTCCAAAAATAAAGAGGTACATTAAGTTCACACAACCTGAACCATACACCTCAAATCTGTCAGCATTTCGTCCTTCAAGTACAGAAAAACCAAAAAAGGTGACGGAAACCAAACTGAAACAACCAACCACTAGGGACAGCACTTCATCTGAGGATGATGTTCAGGAAGGCGTTGGGCAAATAGGAGTATCTCTTAATAAAGTACCAAAAGTTAAGAGATATATTCAATTCAAACACCCTGAAAGTCAATCCCCTGCTCTGTCAACATCTACTGTCTCAGCTCAAAAACTTGGAGCATTGGGGGTAGTTGAAGACAAGAGGAGATCAAGCTCTTCATCTGAGGATGATATCACAGTAACTGCTAAGAAAGACAATGTCTTTGGAGATACTGGAGCATCTCTTGACAAAATTCCAAAGGTTAAGAGATATATTCAATTCACAAAGCCTACAAGTGAACCTCTTGTTCAGACAACAACTGCTCTCCCAGCCGAAAGACTTGGAATAGCTGGGGTTGTTCAAGGAACAAGGAAATCAAGTAGTACTTCTtcttctgatgatgatgatgaagttaAGCCATCTACTCAAACTGATGATAATGTGTTTACACAAAAAGGAGAATCTTTTGACAAAATCCCAAAAGTGAAGAGGTACATTAAGTTCACACAATCTGAACCACTTCCTCTTCCAAGCACTGTAACATCTGTAAAGGTGACAGAAACAGGATCTAGTACCTTAGTTGAAAATTATGCCCAACCATCTCTTAAGGTGAATGTTAAAGAAGAAAACGTTGTTGGGCAAACAGAAGCACATCTTGACAGAATACCAAGAGTTAAGAGATACATTCAATTCACACATCCTGAAAGTCAATCCCCTGCTCTGTCAACATCTGCTGTCTCCGCTCAAAAACTTGGAGTATTGGGGGTAGTTCAAGACACAAGGAGATCAAGCTCTTCATCTGAGGAAGATGTCACACTAACTGCTAAGGAAGACTCTTTGGGTGGACATATTGGAGCACCTCTTAACAAAATACCAAAAGTTAAACGATACATTCATTTCACACATTCTGAAAGTCAGTCTCCAGCTCAGACAACAACTGCTCTCACAGCTGAAAGAGTCAATGTATCTGTGGTAgccaaagaaacaaggaaatcaagcTCTTCATCTGACGATGATGATAAACCATCAGCTAATAAAACAGGTGAATCTCTTGACAAATACCCAAAAGTAAAGAGGTACATTGAATTCAGACAGTATGAACCTTATGCATCAAAATTTCAGTCTTCAAGTGTTGTTAAACCCATAAAGGAGACAACAACAGAATTAAGAGGATCCATAGGAAACAAAACAGAATCAATGACACAGATTGCTTCATCTGAAAGTCCTGACAGAGTGGCAAGAGTTAAGAGATACATTCAATTCACACCTATTGAAAGTCAATATCCTTCTCGGGCATCAACTGCTGCCTTAGATGAAAGAGTTCAAGAAACAAAGATTTCAAACACTTCAGCTGAATATGTTAAACCAACCTCTACAAATGTCAATATCATTGGAAAAACAGGCAGAAATTTCTTTCAAGAAACTGGTGTATCTCTTGATAAAATCCCAAAGGTAAAGAGGTACGTTGCATTCACAAAGAGTGAACCATCTTCTTCAACACTTACAACACAATGGTCCACTTTAACATCTGAGGTTTCACCTCCTGCCTCAATGAAAAAAGGGTCTGCATTAATAATAAAGACCCAATCAGAATCATGGAAGTCTGAGTTTAGTTCCTTGGAACAGACTGGCCAAAAGTCAAAGTTAAGAAAGTCTAGTTCCTCGTCCAGTGACGAATCTGAAGGACACGAGGTTGAGCCACCAGCACTTCCACTGACATCCCCACCTCCCCTAGAACCGGAGAACGCCAGAGAGTATCTGAGAGAAAACTCTGAAGTCCGTCAAAGGCAAGAACGCAGACGATTACTGCAGCAAAGGAGAAGAGAAATGGAGGAGTTTGACATCGCATCCCTATCCTCCTTGCAACAAGAAGGCAACAAGCAAGACAGATCACCAGCAGGTTTTGGAGGAGTGACACCTTTCCAAACAGAACATACATACAGCAATGTCTCTACAAGCAACACATCGACTTCCAGAAGCACAGAAGGAGCCGAAGCCCCAGTTTTAAGGGGGCTTAAAACTAAGAGTACATCAACAGCCAGTTCCAACTCAACTTCCCATAAGTATAGGGAATATTTGATTTGA
- the dcun1d4 gene encoding DCN1-like protein 4 isoform X1: MSRPLAGLQTHTNTVVCFIKMHSDASNFQLNSHLSTLASIHKIYHTLHRLNLTEDVGPETHGTACCSRAMPPRKKRRPTAGDDLSAKKSRPDNVYRKQESLQIQEAEAFSSKRCLEWFYEYAGCDDVVGPEGMEKFCEDIGVEPENVVMLVLAWKLDAQSMGYFTLQEWLKGMGSLQCDSTEKLRNSLDYLRSVLNDASSFKLIYRYAFDFAREKDQRSLDLNTAKCMLGLLLGKTWPLFPVFNQFLEQSKYKVINKDQWCNVLEFSRTINLDLSNYDEDGAWPVLLDEFVEWYKDREMS; encoded by the exons ATGTCCCGCCCACTGGCCGGTCTGCAGACTCACACAAATACAGTTGTGTGTTTCATAAAAATGCACTCAGATGCGTCAA ATTTCCAGCTGAACTCTCATTTGTCCACACTGGCCAGTATCCACAAGATCTACCACACCCTGCACAGGCTG AACCTGACAGAAGACGTCGGCCCAGAGACCCACGGTACAG CCTGCTGCTCCAGAGCCATGCCCCCCAGGAAAAAGAGGAGACCCACTGCTGGAGATGACCTGTCAGCTAAGAAGAGCCGGCCGGATAA TGTTTACAGAAAACAGGAGTCATTGCAAATCCAGGAAGCCGAAGCTTTTTCTAGCAAGAGATGTCTAGAGTGGTTTTATGAATATGCAG GGTGCGATGATGTGGTTGGACCGGAGGGGATGGAGAAATTCTGTGAAGACATTGGAGTGGAGCCAGAAAAT GTAGTGATGCTGGTATTGGCCTGGAAGCTTGATGCCCAGAGTATGGGTTACTTCACTTTACAGGAGTGGCTCAAGGGAATGGGCTCATTGCA ATGTGACTCTACTGAAAAACTCAGGAACTCTCTAGACTACCTGAGGTCTGTCCTCAACGATGCCAGCAGTTTCAAGCTCATTTACCGATATGCCTTCGACTTTGCCAGG GAGAAGGATCAGAGGAGTTTAGACTTGAATACTGCCAAGTGTATGCTGGGACTTCTGCTTGGGAAGACGTGGCCATTGTTTCCAGTGTTTAACCAGTTTCTAGAA CAATCTAAGTATAAGGTAATAAATAAAGATCAATGGTGCAATGTTCTAGAATTCAGTAGGACTATCAACCTTGATCTCAGTAACTATGATGAGGACGGGGCCT GGCCAGTGCTTTTGGACGAGTTCGTGGAGTGGTATAAAGACCGAGAGATGTCGTAG
- the dcun1d4 gene encoding DCN1-like protein 4 isoform X2, with amino-acid sequence MIRCIDAFYFQLNSHLSTLASIHKIYHTLHRLNLTEDVGPETHGTACCSRAMPPRKKRRPTAGDDLSAKKSRPDNVYRKQESLQIQEAEAFSSKRCLEWFYEYAGCDDVVGPEGMEKFCEDIGVEPENVVMLVLAWKLDAQSMGYFTLQEWLKGMGSLQCDSTEKLRNSLDYLRSVLNDASSFKLIYRYAFDFAREKDQRSLDLNTAKCMLGLLLGKTWPLFPVFNQFLEQSKYKVINKDQWCNVLEFSRTINLDLSNYDEDGAWPVLLDEFVEWYKDREMS; translated from the exons ATGATCCGCTGTATTGACGCATTTT ATTTCCAGCTGAACTCTCATTTGTCCACACTGGCCAGTATCCACAAGATCTACCACACCCTGCACAGGCTG AACCTGACAGAAGACGTCGGCCCAGAGACCCACGGTACAG CCTGCTGCTCCAGAGCCATGCCCCCCAGGAAAAAGAGGAGACCCACTGCTGGAGATGACCTGTCAGCTAAGAAGAGCCGGCCGGATAA TGTTTACAGAAAACAGGAGTCATTGCAAATCCAGGAAGCCGAAGCTTTTTCTAGCAAGAGATGTCTAGAGTGGTTTTATGAATATGCAG GGTGCGATGATGTGGTTGGACCGGAGGGGATGGAGAAATTCTGTGAAGACATTGGAGTGGAGCCAGAAAAT GTAGTGATGCTGGTATTGGCCTGGAAGCTTGATGCCCAGAGTATGGGTTACTTCACTTTACAGGAGTGGCTCAAGGGAATGGGCTCATTGCA ATGTGACTCTACTGAAAAACTCAGGAACTCTCTAGACTACCTGAGGTCTGTCCTCAACGATGCCAGCAGTTTCAAGCTCATTTACCGATATGCCTTCGACTTTGCCAGG GAGAAGGATCAGAGGAGTTTAGACTTGAATACTGCCAAGTGTATGCTGGGACTTCTGCTTGGGAAGACGTGGCCATTGTTTCCAGTGTTTAACCAGTTTCTAGAA CAATCTAAGTATAAGGTAATAAATAAAGATCAATGGTGCAATGTTCTAGAATTCAGTAGGACTATCAACCTTGATCTCAGTAACTATGATGAGGACGGGGCCT GGCCAGTGCTTTTGGACGAGTTCGTGGAGTGGTATAAAGACCGAGAGATGTCGTAG